ACAGCCAAAAGACATAGAAAGTGAAATTATAGAACTTGAATTTAATGATTTAGATAAAAAAACAATTTTTAAACCAAAAGGAAAACTTCCAAAAGGCGAAGGTGTATCTTCAATATATGTTATTTACTCAGGTGAAGATGATTTACTTGCTGTAGGTCCATATGATGATGTAATTAAGTTTGCATTGGAGTTTAGAAATAAATTCAAAAAATGGGCAACGAATAATGATTTAATTAATCTTTCAGCAGGAATTGTAATTGTTAAACCAGAATTTTCAATAGGAAAAGCAGCAATAATGGCTGATAGAGAACTTAAAATATCAAAAAGCAGTGGAAAAAATAAAATTACAATGTTTAATGAACCGTTAAGCTGGGAAGAATTTGAAAAGATATTTGACTTTTAATATTACTTTTCAAATGCTCTTGGAATAATTGGTTTAAGTATAAAATCTAAATAATATGATATAATGATGGACTGGCAATATAGTAATTACTCAAAAATCAACTCTGATATTCAAAAACATTTTCCTTTTGAAAATCCACGAGCTGATCAATTAGAGACAATTTCCGAGATTATTGAAGCTATAAATCAGGGTTATGAGTATATTGTACTGGAGGCTGGTACTGGAACTGGTAAATCTGCCATTGCAGCTACTTTATCCAATATGTCAGAATCATCATACATTTTAACCATCACCAAACAACTTCAAGACCAGTATTTAAGAGATTTTAAAGATTTTAGAGTAGTTAAAGGCAGATCCAATTTTAATTGCCAGAATTACTTAAATCAATCATGTTCTGAAGGTAAATGCATCACAGAAGGCATTGACTGTAAGTTTTCTCTTAAAAATAGAGAAAATGAAATAAGACGTGACAATACCTGTCCATATTATTATCAAAAATATCTGGCCTTGAATTCCAAAACTGTCATTTCAAATTATTATTACATGTTTTTAGAGCTTAATTATGTAAAAGACTTTGAAAAAAGAGAGTTATTAATCTTTGATGAAGCACATAACCTTGAATTAACTTTAATGGATGAATTAACATTGGAGTTTTCCAAAGGGGATTTGAAGGAATATCTTAATTATAATTTAACTTATGAAAAAATAGATGAGTTAAACAATTCAAAGTATACTAATTGGATTGATTTTATTAATGAAATTAAGCAAGGATACATTGAAGAGTTAGAAAAGCTTGAAAGCTTAAATAAAATTGAGTTAATTGAAAAAATAGCTTTTGTAAGACATCAGATTGGCGATTGTAACAGGTTTATTGATAATTTAACTCTTGATCCTGAAACATGGATTTTTGATTGGGATGAAGATAATCAGATAGCTCAGTTTAAGCCCTTAAAAATCAATAACTACACCAGAACTACTCTTTTTGATTATGCTGATGTTTGTATTTTTATGAGTGCTACAATTCTTGACTGGAAGCTATTTTCTAAATGGCTTGGAATTCCAGAAGATAAGATTTATGCAATCAGACGTAAAAGCCCATTTGATATTAAAAATAATCCAATTACTGCTTTTGAGGATTATAATTTATCCAGAAGTTTCATCAAGGCTAATGCTCCAAGAAGTATTAAAACAATTGATGAAATTTTAAATAAACATAAAAATGAAAAGGGAATTATACATACTGTCAGTTTAAAATGCAGAGATTTAATTATGGATAAATTAGATAATCCCCGATTAATCACACATGATAAAGAAAATAAAACAGAAGTAATTGAGAAATTTATCAAATCAGATGAACCTCTGGTTTTAATATCTCCTTCAATGGGTGAAGGTGTTGATTTACCTGGTGATTTGTGTCGTTTTCAAATAATTTATAAATTACCGTTTCCTGATTGGGGAGATAAACAAATAAATCAAAGAACCGGCATTGACAGAGAATGGTATGATTATAAAACCTGTCTTAACCTTGTTCAAACTCACGGAAGAGGAATGAGATACCTAGATGATTATTGTCATACTTATGTAATTGACAATCGTTTTAAATCATATATTAAAGAATCATATCCACGTAATTTCCTGCCAGACAGATTTAGAGAATCTATTGAAGGAATGGAAATTGATTTAGAAGAAAAAAACAGATTAATGAAAATCGGCGATGAATATCTAAACAATAATGACTATGAAAATGGTATTAGGTTTTTCAAACAGTTATTGGATGATGATTTGTTTTTAAATGATATATATCCATATATGAGTTTATCAAGACTTTACCATGAAACTGAGTTATATGAAAGCGAAGTTCAAATAATAATGAAATATTTAAGTTCAGGAAATAAATCTGAGCATTTCAATAAGCAATTAGCTAAGCTTTCAGATATGGGTTATTATTAAATCAATTAAACACAACTTATATTAACTTTTCAAACTAGACATAATACTAAAAAGTTAATTAGGTATTTCATATGTTAGAGTGGACTGTTTGTAAAAATTGCGGCACAATACTGGATAATTCTCAAAATATCTGTTCAAATTGCAAAAGCAATGTTGAAAAAGTAGATATTGATTATTTGAGAAATTATCTGAATAATTTGAATTTTATTTTAAAAACATTGGATATTTTTACTCCTTATTCTTCAATGGAGCAGTTAAAAAACAATAGCTTAGAAGACATTATTCAAAAAGATTTGTTTAATTATTTTTCCTATCTTGGATGGGGCGATGGAAAAATAACTGATAATGAATTGGAGTTTATTAATTTAATTTTAGATAAAAATTTCACAAAAGAAGATATTGCAAAACAAACTATTGATGAAATACCAGTATCTTTTAGTTGTCTTAAAGAAATTGATGATGTTGCCAAAAATCTTGATATGTGTCAAGTAAACTCATGTAATGAGTTATTTAGCTGTTTTAAGATTTTTGGGAAATTCTTTATTACAGTTGATGATGATTTAAATGAAGATGTTTTAAAACTATATGCTAACTACATCTCAAAATTAGAAAGCACTCTAACCAATGAAAATATTACTTTAAAACCGGCGAAACTTCCAGATAGTGATGAAATAAATAAACAAGAAGATCAACACTCCCTTGAAGAGTACCTTGATGAATTAAACAAACTTGTTGGTCTTGAAAAGGTTAAAAAAGATGTTAATTCCCTTATTAATCTTGTTAGAATTAGAAAATTAAGAAGTGAGCGTGGAATTAAACAGCCTCCAATGAGTCTTCATTTGGTGTTTTCCGGAAATCCTGGAACTGGTAAGACTACTGTTGCAAGACTCTTATCTAAAATATACTGTGAAATTGGACTTTTATCAAAAGGACATTTAGTTGAAACAGACCGTTCAGGACTTGTTGGTGGTTTTGTTGGTCAAACTGCAATTAAAACCCAAGAAGTAATCCAGTCTGCTCTTGGTGGAATATTATTTATTGATGAAGCTTACAGCTTAACATCAAAAAGTGAAAATGATTATGGAGCTGAAGCTATTGATACTCTTCTAAAAGCAATGGAAGATCATCGTGACGATTTAATTGTAATTGTTGCTGGTTATCCTGCACTTATGGATAAGTTTTTATACTCAAATCCTGGTTTAGAGTCCAGATTTAACAAATTCATATACTTTGAAGATTATAATGAAGAAGAATTGTATAATATCTTCCAGCTTATGAGTAAAGAGTCAAATCTAACTATTAATGAAGCAGGAGATAATTATTTAAAAGAGTATTTTAAGAAAGTATATGAAAACAGATTCTCAAATTTTGCTAACGGAAGAGCAGTTCGTAATTTATTTGAAGAAGTAATTACAAACCAAGCTAACAGATTAGCTAATAAAAGCGAAATAACCGATGATGAATTAAACACTTTAACATATGAAGATTTTTTAGTTGATGAAAATGAGTGAGAAAATTTGTATTAAATGTGGAAATAAAGTAGATAGCAGCGTAAATTTCTGTCCACGCTGTAAATCACAGTCATTTAAAAATGTTAATGAACTTGTAAAACCCAAAGGAAATATAATTCATAAATTGTTTTATACTTATAAAGACAGCTACTTTGTACTCTCAAAGTCCAAACTCCTTGCAATAATTACCTTTATCATATTTGCAGTGTCATTTTTACAGTTTAGTGTTCCAATAATTTTTGCAATTATAATTGCATTTTTAATTTATGTAATTGGTTTTTCACTAAGAAGAATTATTGATG
This Methanobacteriaceae archaeon DNA region includes the following protein-coding sequences:
- a CDS encoding ATP-dependent DNA helicase, which codes for MMDWQYSNYSKINSDIQKHFPFENPRADQLETISEIIEAINQGYEYIVLEAGTGTGKSAIAATLSNMSESSYILTITKQLQDQYLRDFKDFRVVKGRSNFNCQNYLNQSCSEGKCITEGIDCKFSLKNRENEIRRDNTCPYYYQKYLALNSKTVISNYYYMFLELNYVKDFEKRELLIFDEAHNLELTLMDELTLEFSKGDLKEYLNYNLTYEKIDELNNSKYTNWIDFINEIKQGYIEELEKLESLNKIELIEKIAFVRHQIGDCNRFIDNLTLDPETWIFDWDEDNQIAQFKPLKINNYTRTTLFDYADVCIFMSATILDWKLFSKWLGIPEDKIYAIRRKSPFDIKNNPITAFEDYNLSRSFIKANAPRSIKTIDEILNKHKNEKGIIHTVSLKCRDLIMDKLDNPRLITHDKENKTEVIEKFIKSDEPLVLISPSMGEGVDLPGDLCRFQIIYKLPFPDWGDKQINQRTGIDREWYDYKTCLNLVQTHGRGMRYLDDYCHTYVIDNRFKSYIKESYPRNFLPDRFRESIEGMEIDLEEKNRLMKIGDEYLNNNDYENGIRFFKQLLDDDLFLNDIYPYMSLSRLYHETELYESEVQIIMKYLSSGNKSEHFNKQLAKLSDMGYY
- a CDS encoding AAA family ATPase, producing the protein MLEWTVCKNCGTILDNSQNICSNCKSNVEKVDIDYLRNYLNNLNFILKTLDIFTPYSSMEQLKNNSLEDIIQKDLFNYFSYLGWGDGKITDNELEFINLILDKNFTKEDIAKQTIDEIPVSFSCLKEIDDVAKNLDMCQVNSCNELFSCFKIFGKFFITVDDDLNEDVLKLYANYISKLESTLTNENITLKPAKLPDSDEINKQEDQHSLEEYLDELNKLVGLEKVKKDVNSLINLVRIRKLRSERGIKQPPMSLHLVFSGNPGTGKTTVARLLSKIYCEIGLLSKGHLVETDRSGLVGGFVGQTAIKTQEVIQSALGGILFIDEAYSLTSKSENDYGAEAIDTLLKAMEDHRDDLIVIVAGYPALMDKFLYSNPGLESRFNKFIYFEDYNEEELYNIFQLMSKESNLTINEAGDNYLKEYFKKVYENRFSNFANGRAVRNLFEEVITNQANRLANKSEITDDELNTLTYEDFLVDENE